The DNA window TAAAAAACCTcccatctcttttattttacttaacTGGCTTGGCAATGTCAAACCATATTTCTACATTCAGAATCAGAGCTTGTGAAGATTGGAACTTCTACTTAGCAGTcttccactttttttttcttctttttttctgttGGTGTTTTTGGATTCTGCTCCTTTGTACTTGTTGATATGCTGTAGATGTCTTTCTCTCAACACCGTCATTCTGCAATTATCATTTGCATTTATGAAACTTATTTTGATGTGATATTTTCAGCAGAGTCGACTTATTTATTGCTTCGATTCTCCAACTATATAGTAGAGGAGGTTCAGTGATCTACTTCTTTCCACTGCTGTCTTAGAATTGAGATTAAGTGGCAAGTAAGATTTTCCGTGGAAAAATGCGTGGAGTTCATCAAACATTAAATCAGATGTCCAGGAAGTTGCATAAACTGGCTAATGGAGGTCCAAGTGATACCTTGAAGAGGAAAGTTGCTGAACtagagaagaagagaaagagaagaCATCCCAATAAAGACGACTTATATGTGGATGTTCCTGAATCAAGAGCCTGGCTTGATACTGCAACCATGCCACTGGTACTCACTGCTGTGGGTACGGCCCTATTTGCGAAGATCCTGATGATGGTATTGTTTAAGTTTGTTGTCCAAAAATTGATAGATAATAGTCACTGATCAGTCAATTTGACCGAAAATTATAGACTTGTGATTTGTGATAAAAGCTAGTTTATCACAGCACTTCTGAAAATGCACAGTCAGACTGCTTCTTACTCATCAATTTTTAAAAGGTTCAGGTCTTATTTGCTAAGAGAATAATTAAGTTCAAGCTTAATTTCTGTTGAATTTTACTAGCTTTTACTTCTTTTTGTGTTGTTTTATTCAGCTGGTTGTCACTGACATATTATTTGCTTCCAAAATACTTAATGGATAATGGAATTTCGAAGTTTCTAAAAGTGTTTCTTGGACCTGATATTTGCTGCTTTACATAGTTTTATTGTCATTTTAACTTTCTGCTGATATGTTTGAATAAGTTCTGCATAAGTGAATTGTTTGTTTCCAGCTAGATGAGGCAAATGCCCAGGAACGACTTgagaaaaagataaaagatGCCCCCGAGGGCCAGGGAACTGTCAGGATGCTCACTCAAGAGGAGTGGGAAAAAATGCGAGAAGTTCGGCCAAGGACTCCATTTGAATCTACAATAGCGCGTCCAAATGCAAAAATACGGACTGGAGAACCTCTGCGCAAGGTTAATTAAACTTGTTATTGTTATCTTTTTGTCATCTATATTTTTAGTCAGCTGCAAATCTCATGGTTTTACACTTCAGACAACTAAGGTTGTTATTGTTATCTTTTTGTCATCTATATTTTTAGTCGGCTGCAAATCTCATGGTTTTACACTTCACACAACTAACTTCCTGGAAAAGATCCTGCAAGAGTTCTCATAGTTCTGCACCTAACTTGGCAAAGTAGGACTTGGGCATCACCATTGATATTTTAAGACCTTTTGTAGTAGCTAAGGCTGCTAAGCCACCACTTAGATAATCTATCCCCACAAAATGTTGAATCATTTAGTCGCTATTGTTATCTCTATTTCCTTTATGTGTCGATGAAAGAGTACATTGATGTCACTGCTTGATTTCCATATTTGATACACATGATCTGGCTAGGGAAATGGGCCTATCATGTACTATCAAGCATCTCCTGATATGCATACTGATTGctccaagaaaataaaatattcctaGCTACTCTTCTTGTATGCTTCTTGATGATGGTGTGATTGCAATTTCACAGGAAGATGTTAAGGACTGGAGTGTAGATGTCTTCACAAATGCACTCACACGCGCTGAGGAAACTGCTAAACGTGGAACAGTTTAGGTGTGTGATGTGCAGTAGGTATTCCGGCTCACATAAATTAGCATTACTGCACGGtatgaaagtgtgaattttatTTGATAGACTTATTTCAAAAAAGAATTTTCTATACGTCTACAATTTATAACCAATTAATGATATTGGTAACTATTCAACATTCCAATCGGTTGTGTATGGAATTGTGGGCCTTCCTATATCAAGAATGGGATCCCATCAGTACTCATCCCATCTTTATTACTGCCGTATATGTACAAGTATATTTATTTACATTGTCTTATCGATGTAGTAGTAATCTCCATTGCATCAAAAAAGGACTATAGCCTGCTTAAAAAATCACTAGAATGTTTGAGATCCAAGTTTATTAACTTAAGCAATTTGGAACCTATTCCTTGTGTtggagcatctccaatagccatagtctagccacaaactcctcctaccacatcagCAGCATTAAAAACTcttcatgccacatcatcaggacaagcaatagcctagcctagccacaataaacaaaattataaaaataaataattaacagtcatacaaaatacggaattaaatttacgacacagatacgagaaaactcaataataatattaaaattaaaaaagtacattaattaaaaaaattacattaattcaaaaaaatctaacgacgtgcagtcctctgcgcccacaactcttcaattaaaacaagtggtgtgaatgaaaataaCGTGCaaattgttggatattttagtgtaattggattaacttgattgatcaatatgatcataatgagtcatcaaataagttggaagtgcggagtgtacacttatttgaattcgttatgattagATGGGGGTTCGGGGGGCAgcgcccctggctggggtcgagctgTACAGAAAATTCATACGGAAACGTAATTTCCGAAAGTTGAAGGACTAATTTGCAATAATTTGAAAACGAAGAGATGTGAATCTTCGTCTTCAGCCTCTTCTTATGATCAATTTCTGGTTCAAAGTTGAGATCGAAATATAGACATAcagatcgcgtatatatagtgtttcgaaaaattaaaaaaaaattgagctggTCGATCGCTCgtcgatcgggag is part of the Salvia splendens isolate huo1 chromosome 22, SspV2, whole genome shotgun sequence genome and encodes:
- the LOC121787971 gene encoding uncharacterized protein LOC121787971: MRGVHQTLNQMSRKLHKLANGGPSDTLKRKVAELEKKRKRRHPNKDDLYVDVPESRAWLDTATMPLVLTAVGTALFAKILMMLDEANAQERLEKKIKDAPEGQGTVRMLTQEEWEKMREVRPRTPFESTIARPNAKIRTGEPLRKEDVKDWSVDVFTNALTRAEETAKRGTV